From the genome of Macaca thibetana thibetana isolate TM-01 chromosome 8, ASM2454274v1, whole genome shotgun sequence:
gcatttcaTCCCTGCTCTAGTAAACTCATTGTCTAATGGAGAAGGcaggaacaaaacaaacaaaaatgacatgCAATGctatgagtgaaaaaaaaaaaaaaacaatcattttgcataaaattcattctaaaagcaaatgtaatatttaaacaGGAACCAAAAGCAATCAGTGCAAAAGGACTGAGAAAGGATGATCGCATGCTATATGTCAAACAGTACTGCACTCTTTCAGGTGTTCACATGTATTTGAGCAACTAGAAAACCTGGCATTTCCACTAGAGACATGGAATACAATTTAAGAACATATGACACAGCAAtgtatttgggaggccaaggcaggcagctcacttaaagtcaggagtgcTGGTTGTGGCTTTTCTCTCATCTATAAGcaggtcaagaggtcaagactAAAAACCTGGACAGATGACGTTATGtaattagcatttttaaatgagAGACAGTTCTTCATATGCAGCATCAGGGGGTCTTCAAGGATCTACATTTCATAGCAAAGCTGGTCATTCGGCATAAACCTGGGTTTAATATCCAGGGCTTTTGGcacagtgtggtggctcatgcctataatcctaacatcttgggaggccgaggcaggaggatcacttgaactcaggggttcgagaccagcctggccaacatagtgagacattatctctattaaataaataaataaataaaatccagggCTTTTGGTAACTagccaatgaaaacagaaagcacGGGGAAGAGAGAAATTTCAAAGGAAGCCAGAGCTAGAACCCCAGTGTTCTCAGTGGGATGAGATCACACACCAGGATAACAAGCTTGAATTTTTTCTAACTATTGATTTAAGgtccaagaacagaaaagcacCATTCCACAGCTCTCTACACAAGAGTGGCACCCGAGTCTGCACCATGGAAAATGTAaagtccttttttgtttttgtttttgtagatacggtgtcttgctgtgttgcccaggctagtctcaaactcctggccccaggcaATCATCCCAgatgtgctgggattagaggcttgagccaccacccctgaccTGGAATTAATAAAGTCTTTGAAATTCAAGAGGAAACATGAAGCAACAAGGAAAGTGATCACTTACCAAGTTCACCAGAGGACCACCAGAATTCCCAGGCTAAAAGCGGAATTTGAAAAAGACATCAGTGAAGCCAATGAATACATGCTCCCTTGTCCTTTATACACAGCTCCCAAAACAGTTTACCAAAAGCAGCCCACTCTAGTAAGCTCCTATTCCCCTCTGGCTGGCAAAATTGTGCCCCTATCATCACCAATACCAAAGTAAGTGTAGGTAAAGAACTATAGCAGTGGGACCAccaccttcttcttttttttttttttttttttttttttttttgagatggagtcttactctgttgcccaggctggaatgcaatggcacaatctcgactcactgcaacctctgcctcccggttcaagtgattctcctgcctcagcctgttgagtaggtaggattacaggtacccgccaccacacccggctaatttttgtatttttagtagagacggggtttcaccatgttggccagactggtctcgaactcctgacctcatgatccgcccaccttggcctcccaaagtgctgggattacaggtgagagccaccgcgcccagtcaaggGACCACCACCTTCTTACAGGAAAGGTGACCTCCACAACAGACCACCCAATAGCATGGATGCCAGTGATCACATTGAACAGGACAGACTCTAACAAAGTGGCATTCCATTCCTCCCACAGCAATTTAACCAAACCTGGACATTCCCAAAAGGCCAAAGTTCACTCTGACATATTCTTCTCACTGAACTGCCAATATTGTGTGATCCGAGGATAGGCCTCCTGTGTCAGCaatccccaaactttttggcacagGGATCGGCTTTGTGGAAGACGATTCTTCCACAAAGAGGGATGGTTTGGGATGAaactgctccacctcagatcGTCAGGCATGAGTTAGATTCCCATAAGgaacatgcaacctagatcccttgcatgtgcagttcacaatgggtttgcactcctatgagaatctaatgccgccgctgatctgacaggaggtggaactCGGGCGGTCATTCTCACTCGCCCGTGGCTCACCgcctgctgtgcggcccagtttctaacaggccatggacctgTACTGGTCCACAGCCCACGGGTTGGGCACCTCTGTCCTAAGTGACTTACATTAATTGCGGCATCAATCTGGACGTAGTCTATATCTGAATCCTTCATCCCCAGTTCGTTGCCCTTTCGCTGTTTGGTGCTGACAATTCCTGCAGTAGCTGTGTTCTGCAGAGAAACTGGGCTGCCCAGAGCCACCACAAACTCTCCGGCCCGAAGGTCAGAGGATCTTCCCAGCATCAGTACAGGAAGGTCAGCCTGCACGTGCCCAGAGAGGCATGAGGAGGACAGAAAGGGCAAAGAACAAATCAAGATCAGAAGTGACCAATGTGTGTGTCTAACACATATATGATGCTGTCTCCATCACCTTGGCCCTTACCACCTGAGAAGCACCCACTCACACAGCTTCTATGACTGCCTTCTACTTCTTCCTCAAAGTCCAACTACCGTGAAGCTCTCAATTGTTAAGATGACTAGGACCATTTCTAAGATCTAAAACAATTACTTTATAGAAATTACTATTAGTAAACAGCCAGTGAAGTCACTGATGAACATAAACTGACATTAGCAATTTACACAGCACCATTCCAGCTCGAAGCTTAACAGTCAAAGTGAATAAGCCACAAACAGAAAGAAGGTCACCCAGGGTGACACTTCTCACACTGTAATGTGCATGCAAATCACCTCGGGATGTTATGTTAATGCAGATTCTGAGTCAGCACATCTGTCTGGGTAAAGGCTGAGACTGAATTTCTAAAAAGCTCTCAAACACCATGTCAATATATCTGATGTGCACACCATGAGTACTATGTGTAGTAAGGACTTCAAAGTATTCCTTAGCAACTTTGAGTCCATTGCAGTAATTTCCGATATCCTAAGACAAATAGAGGAATAATTTTCCCTGAAGCAGCGTTTGTTGAAGGAGGAGttgaaggaggggaaaaaaaaaaaaaaaagactgcttgATAGTTAATAGAAACAGTTagaggccaagcgcagtggctcacacctgtaatcctagcactttgagaggccgaggcaggcagatcacttgaagtcaggagtttgagaccagcctgaccaacatggtaaaacccagtctctactaaaagtacaaaaattagccgggcatggtggcaggcgcctgtaatcccagctattcaggagactgaggcaggagaatcgcttgaacccaggaggcagaggttgcagtgagctgagactgagccactgcactccagcatgggcgacagagggaaactgtttcaaaaagaaagaaaagaaaagagaagaaaagaaaagagaaaagaaaaggtaagggATATATAGAAAGGCACTGAAGCAAATAAGAAGGagtaaagaacagaaagaaaccagagaaaagcATATATTTGACAGAAAAGATGTGGTGTGAGAGTGTAGTGGGGCAGAAAATACCAGCAAATAGataaaaatctccaaatatgCAGACTCTGACTCAGCCCTGAAATACTCACATTCGGTTCAATCTTAATCACCGCAAGATCCAATTTAAGGTCAATATCCTTGACAACGGCTTCATAACGGGCCCCATTCTGGAGCACCACCTCAATCCACTGCTGGTTCCTGACAACGTGGGCATTGGTAATAATGAGCCCATCCTCAGACACTATGAACCCAGAGCCACTGTACACAGGAACAGGCATCCTGCCGTGAAGTAACCTGTCTCCACAAGACAATAGTATAGACAGAGGGCAAGAAAGTTAGGGGATACAGCCATATCATCTGAGAGTCACGGGAACCTCACTCTTATTAAACATACCTCCatcacagttttcttttctttatttcttttttctttttttgagacagaatctcattctgttgcccaggctggagtgcagtggcacaatctcggctcactgtgaccacctcccgggttcaagcaatttttctgcctcagcctcccgagtagctgagactacaggcatgcaccaccatgcctgactaatttttgtatttttcgtagagacagggtttcaccatgttggccaggctggtctcgaacgcctgacctcaggtgatacacacgcctcggccttccaaagtgctgggattacaggcgtgagccaccatgcccagacttccATCACAGTTTTCTCAGACATTTCACTTTTCCCTGGCTATGCGTAAATTTTCTCCATGTATCAATGGACTTGGCACCCACAGGGCCCCAGCCATCTCTTGTGAGCATGGTTGAGAGCTGGCTCCAGCTCTCCTTTTCCAGGGACACTGCCTCTTCAGAGTTGGTTAGTGTAGCAGCCCATGGGTTCTCTGCTGCGAAAAGGCTGAACCCAATCCTAATACTAGAGGCAAAAGTAAGAGCCTCGTACCACAGTGTCAAGGACCCAGGCAGGAGAGAATCAAAGGGCTCTGATTCTGGCTTAGTTTCCACCACCAACTGGCCTCGTAACATAGGACAAATTAACCCTGCTCTCTGGGTCTGGATTTCCTTGCCTCCAAAGTGGGGGCTGAGCAAGATCACAACCAAAATGCCTActaagctggatgtggtggctcacacccgtaatcccagcaccttgggaggctaaggtggcagATCGTTTgggtccaagagtttgagaccagcctgggcaatataaaaataccttgtctctccaaaaaatacaaatattagctgggtgtggtggcacctgcctatagtcccagttactccaaaggctgaggtgggaggattacttgagcctggtagatggagctgcagtgagccatgatctgtcattgcatttcagccttggcgacagagcaagaccttgtctcaaaaaaagaaaagaaaatgcctacTAGCTCTTACATCTGACCTTAAATTTTGTCTGTGGCAGGACGGGGAAAAAGCACCAGCCACCTAAGTGGGCAGGGGGAGCTCGGATTTGGAAGTTATCCTTGTGCCTCTGCTCTTTGGTTAAATGACCTTGAACAGGTTATTCAACCTctttatgtctcagtttcctcactggtgTTTTAGAATTAAATGACGCTTGCGAAGGGTCTGGAGTAGGTAGGCACGCAGAAACCATTAGCTGGGACAGTGGaggtcttcctcctcctcctttaccTGCCCCACAGCTGCATGTGAACCACCGATGGCGCCACCTTCTCCACCACCGCGGCGATGAAGTTGTAATTCCTCCTGAGCGGGCCTGCCCTTCTGCTCCCTATGAAGAAATACTGGGTCAAGAGTACGCCTCGAGCGAACCAGACCTGCTATCCTAGTTGGGAAAATGTTAAAGGCAAGTCAGTGTTCAAAAGGTGCATGGTGAGGGAGAATCCACGTAGCAGAAGGTAAAGAGCCCCTGTTATGGAGGAAAGGAAATCAGGAACAGAGAGGGGTCGAATCCAGGAGGCAAATGACGCAGGAGGACCCTGCGCGAACTATGCGATCTCAGTGAGGTCTTGTTCCTTTACGCTCCTCCAGAGTTAGAAAGTGTCCCCAGGGTGCGCGCCCCCTGCGGCTCACCTGTATCCCCGCAGTCCCCCCACTGCACAGGCACTGCCGAGATATTGCCCAGGCGGCGCGCGGCGCGGTTTTCGGTCCGAAGCGCACACAGGCTAGGGTAGGTGCGCCTGTCGCTGCCGCACACGGCCACTCCCTTCGTCGGGCAACCGCAGGTGCTGGGGAGCCCGGGGCGCAGCGGCTTGAGGCACTGCAGCCCCGGGGCGCACGGCTGTCCCTGCGCCCCGCCGCAGACTTGACCCTCGGCCGCGGGGCAGACGCGGCAACAGCGGCACAGGTCGAGCACCGGCGTGGTCCCCAGCGAGCAGGTGGGCAGCGCGGGGCAGCGCGTGGGCTGGCAGACCGCGGGGCAGGCCAGCTGGGTATGTAGTCTCTCAGCCCCGGCCCAGAGGACCGGCACCAGGAGCAACAGCAGCCCTGGCAGGAGGCATCGTCCCAGCCCCGCGGGCCGCAGCTGAGGTCTAATCAtcctgctccttccttcctcGCTTCCACTCTTCAGTGACTTCACTCTGGACCTGCAAACGCTCCTAAATGAGAGACACTTTCTCCCGGCCATGGCGCCGCCTCCGCCGGCCCCCAAACTTTAAGGGGCAGAGCCTGGCATACCTCTCCACATACACACCCGTACATCCCCTACCACCCGCCCCTGTCCGCGCCCCGGAGCCAGGTTCTCCCCCAGGCAATGAGGGGAAGGTCTCTAGCCCTACCCGGAGGAGGAACCTACCTCCTGAAATCCCTAAAACAGACAATGGGGGCAGACTGATCGCGGTACTTATATGACAGTGCGAGCGGAGCAATGCCGAGGTTGTGAGTTCGATCCTCACCTGGAgcacttttaatatttatataggcGGGTAGTCGTGGCCGAGTGGTTAAGGCGATGGACTTGAAATCCATTGGGGTTTCCCCGCGCAGGTTCGAATCCTGCCGACTacagttttggccgggcgcggtggctcacgcctgtaatcccagcactttgggaggccgaggcgggcggatcacaaggtcaggagatcaagaccacggtgaaaccccgtctctactaaaaatacaaaaaatgagccgggcgcagtggcgggcgcctgtagtcccagctactagggaggctggggcaggaaaatggcgtgaacccaggaggcggagcttgcagtgagccaggatcgcgccactgcactccagcttgggcgacagagcaagactctgtctcaaaaaaaaaaaaaaaaaaaaaagaaagctcaccCACCCGTGGTCAGAAGGTACTAGAAAAACACATGGCCATATTTCAGTATTTCACATGGTTTTATTACAAAACAAGCCacaaaacagttttagaaaagtTTTGCTACATACCAATTAGGAGATCACATAAAATGAGAAGCGTAACAGTTTCCATGCACTCAGCCTAGTGCTTACTGCCAGTGCATTTCACAGCTGAAACATCACTGCTTTAAAACACAGAATCATGCTACCCCTTCATAAGCAGAGGGGGAGGAGGTCAAACAGTATGTTTTTGCCAAACATTGCTTTATCTGAACTCTATCTAGTATAAAGGACTGGCTGCCGCAGGCAAtaacagagagagggaaaaggaacaaaggaagaaaacgATGCTGGCAGACAAGATTTAATAAACCTGTCCACTTCCAACATGTCTAAAGTTTATAAACAAAGCTCACTTGGGGACACTCAATTTCCAAAATGCTGTGACCTCCACATATGTTATCTGATTTACGCTGAAAACAAACCTACTAAATTCTACCCCTCAACT
Proteins encoded in this window:
- the HTRA4 gene encoding serine protease HTRA4; amino-acid sequence: MAGRKCLSFRSVCRSRVKSLKSGSEEGRSRMIRPQLRPAGLGRCLLPGLLLLLVPVLWAGAERLHTQLACPAVCQPTRCPALPTCSLGTTPVLDLCRCCRVCPAAEGQVCGGAQGQPCAPGLQCLKPLRPGLPSTCGCPTKGVAVCGSDRRTYPSLCALRTENRAARRLGNISAVPVQWGDCGDTGSRRAGPLRRNYNFIAAVVEKVAPSVVHMQLWGRLLHGRMPVPVYSGSGFIVSEDGLIITNAHVVRNQQWIEVVLQNGARYEAVVKDIDLKLDLAVIKIEPNADLPVLMLGRSSDLRAGEFVVALGSPVSLQNTATAGIVSTKQRKGNELGMKDSDIDYVQIDAAINPGNSGGPLVNLDGDVVGVNSLRVTEGISFAIPSDRVRPFLEEYHKRQLTGMVFSNKKYLGLQMLPLTMPLSKELKIHYPDFPDVSSGVYVCKVVEGTAAQSSGLRDHDVIVKINGKPITTTTDVLEALDSDSLSMAVLRGKDNLLLTVIPEVIN